One genomic region from Augochlora pura isolate Apur16 chromosome 7, APUR_v2.2.1, whole genome shotgun sequence encodes:
- the Cog6 gene encoding conserved oligomeric Golgi complex subunit 6 translates to MSEKNTNTALVRRVNKLLESRVEHDKDTLEALKELSTFFTENTLNARRNLRSKIERRSLAINEEFLSAFREVKSSLDDVYRDVLAMNTAVQCMTNRLQSTKTQTSQLIDQTTKLQSKSQTLAMQHQVATAFAKNFQLIQSELGVLHGSGRDSPITEEFFSVVDRVQEIHSNCRILMQSGYQTLGLDIMQRMTLLQESALERLYRWTQNQCRNIENERLAPLLIKAMNKLQDRPVLFKYILDEYCSTRRTALVGSFIDALTLGEGYGRTPNPIEMHANEPKRYVGDMLAWLHQVIPVERENILTLMKGCDKTDISDQVKQSLSNITEGICHPFKSRIEHVVSVDAPATVLYSVTTLLRFYRDIIQQAIPDSTLNFTLSDLLVLSEKSFLSRLQKETRIALGERAEPPGTDLVPAPSVSRLLTLLNEVLSVASIAEDREKDMLQIVSCIIDPLLQEVNETASRLPTVDMAVYLLNCIHQIQSTLALYEYMDQRLERLQAQSDAQIDTLTSEQASSLVAHLNLGSIYTILQGHEQGPLSSILGMDPLSVKEFTNKLEAFLMMPDVLLLPQISLLQSNNHRIITQKRSFEVIGAIYKQLYEACHDPKNLYQNANGLFARSPEDLLRILIAE, encoded by the exons ATGAGTGAAAAAAACACTAATACTGCTTTGGTTCGACgggtaaataaattactcgaaTCCAGGGTCGAACACGATAAG GACACACTCGAAGCTTTAAAAGAACTGTCTACGTTCTTCACGGAGAACACGTTGAATGCACGCCGAAATTTACGAAGCAAGATAGAAAGACGAAGTTTAGCTATAAACGAAGAATTTCTGTCTGCGTTTAGAGAAGTCAAATCCTCTCTGGATGATGTCTATCGAGACGTTCTAGCCATGAACACGGCTGTACAGTGTATGACAAACCGTTTACAAAGCACCAAAACCCAAACATCACAACTCATTGATCAAACGACAAAACTCCAAAGTAAAAG TCAAACTTTGGCTATGCAACACCAAGTTGCTACTGCGTTCgctaaaaattttcaattaattcaatctGAATTAGGTGTTTTACATGGCTCCGGTAGAGATTCTCCTATTAccgaagaatttttttctgtGGTTGATCGTGTTCAG GAGATTCATAGCAACTGTAGGATACTAATGCAATCAGGATATCAAACGTTAGGCTTAGACATTATGCAAAGAATGACCCTATTGCAAGAGTCAGCTCTTGAAAGACTATACAGATGGACACAGAATCAAtgcagaaatattgaaaacgaaCGTCTGGCACCActattaattaaagcaatgaatAAATTGCAAGACAGACCAGTTTTGTTTAA ATATATCTTGGACGAATATTGTTCGACCAGAAGAACTGCATTGGTAGGATCTTTCATAGACGCGCTAACATTAGGTGAGGGATATGGTCGAACACCTAATCCCATTGAAATGCATGCAAACGAACCAAAGAGATATGTCGGTGACATGCTTGCATGGTTGCATCAGGTTATACCAGTTGAAAGAGAGAATATTTTAACTCTGATGAAGGGTTGTGATAAAACTG ACATATCCGATCAAGTTAAACAATCTTTGAGTAATATTACGGAAGGTATTTGCCATCCGTTCAAGTCAAGAATAGAGCACGTTGTTTCCGTGGACGCGCCAGCTACGGTATTATACTCGGTGACAACGCTTCTCAGATTTTACCGTGACATAATTCAGCAAGCGATTCCCGATAGCACCTTGAATTTCACGTTATCGGATCTATTGGTACTCAGCGAAAAAAGTTTTCTTAGTAGATTGCAAAAAGAGACGCGAATTGCACTTGGCGAACGCGCAGAACCTCCTGGAACGGATCTAGTACCAGCTCCATCCGTTTCGCGATTGTTGACACTTCTTAATGAAGTTTTATCTGTAGCAAGCATTGCagaagatagagagaaggaTATGCTACAA ATTGTATCGTGTATCATCGATCCACTTCTTCAAGAAGTAAATGAAACTGCATCAAGATTACCCACAGTAGACATGGCTGTGTATTTACTAAATTGTATCCATCAAATACAATCTACTTTAGCATTGTACGAATATATGGATCAAAGATTAGAAAGATTACAG GCCCAATCTGATGCACAAATTGATACTCTAACATCCGAACAGGCAAGTTCTTTAGTAGCTCATTTAAATCTTGGGTCGATCTATACAATTTTGCAAGGGCACGAACAAGGTCCATTATCATCTATTCTCGGCATGGATCCTCTGAGCGTAAAAGAATTCACG aataaacTCGAAGCTTTCTTAATGATGCCAGACGTATTGTTACTACCTCAAATAAGTTTACTGCAGAGCAACAATCATCGTATAATCACGCAAAAACGATCCTTCGAAGTGATCGGCGCCATTTACAAGCAATTGTATGAAGCCTGCCATGATCccaaaaatttatatcaaaatgcGAACGGTCTCTTTGCAAGGAGCCCGGAAGACCTTTTAAGGATCTTGATTGCCGAGTAA
- the Valrs-m gene encoding valyl-tRNA synthetase, mitochondrial isoform X2: protein MRLNNCLRNNSYYKSCCNKFSTQLLSDFPTTFSSVNLKYDWYKTWEKNQYFTIKHSESDAFRMLLPPPNITGTLHLGHALTITIQDILARWYRMKGCSILWIPGLDHAGIATQMMIEKHLCKTKGILKSEIGREQFLSVAWDWRDQKESQIKNQLKALGASLDWSREYFTMNKDHNSAVIEAFVRLNDHNLIYRKKDLVNWCPSLHSTISDIEVEHVFITKKTDLQVPGYNKNVTFGEIAFIAYPVKDSKDEIVVATTRPESVFGDVAIAVHPDDERYAKYIGQTVWHSLRETHIPIIADRLVDRNFGTGAVKITPAHDRTDYMIATNHRLDIIQVFNEHGMITDAGKQFKDTPRFIAREKVLNELSNKGLLRRVCDHEMSIPRCSRSQDIVEYILKEQWFVKCESMARKAIIAVKEGHLKIVPTVHEQSWYDWLENIRDWCVSRQLWWGHRIPAYYTTIGDRTEWIIARTENDAQLIARNTYGPDVKLHQEEDVLDTWFSSAILPFAVLGWPKQTKDFMSHYPLTLMETGHDILFFWVARMVMLGLELTERLPFNEVLLHGILCDAYGKKMSKTLGNIISPENIINGATLKDLKEQMEENYKSGTLSKKEFDRMVSGNKKMFPNGISECGADALRMTLCSHNVKNTKINFDMMECQTNKLFCNKVWQASKYVILVTSGKQCQKPKCLTIIDRWILNQLSIAVQATNDAFLQRDFHKAIASLKSFLYYQFCDLYLEATKWGFKAKDSNVILSHTYSLRTCLEVSLRLIYPIMPFFADELYTRLSDKFPEFLSVPSLMEASYPMPEQFHVWKDDILDNRIKEAIDMILEIRSITANISKKLNPEVHILTCDPEDFRFYNEVIHLIKGGSKIFNIYVCLKSNHNEDENGVYHRLGSHCVLFITAQDSLVLEKIVQNINRKMSQEKASLKS, encoded by the exons a TGCGATTGAACAATTGTCTACGTAACAACTCTTATTACAAGTCCTgttgtaacaaattttccacTCAATTGCTATCAG ATTTTCCTACAACTTTCAGCTCCGTAAACTTAAAATATGATTGGTATAAAACCTGGGAAAAGAATCAATACTTTACCATCAAGCACAGTGAAAGTGATGCATTTAGAATGTTGTTACCTCCTCCGAATATAACTGGAACATTGCATTTGGGACATGCATTGACTATTACAATTCAAGATATACTGGCAAGATG GTATAGAATGAAAGGTTGTTCTATTTTGTGGATACCAGGTTTAGATCATGCTGGTATAGCAACGCAAATGATGATAGAAAAGCATCTTTGCAAAACAAAAGGTATCCTAAAGTCAGAAATAGGGAGAGAACAATTCCTTTCAGTCGCATGGGATTGGAGAGATCAAAAAGAAAGTCAAATAAAGAATCAGTTAAAAGCTTTGGGAGCCAGTTTAGATTGGTCtagagaatattttacaatgaacAAG GATCATAACAGTGCTGTGATCGAAGCATTTGTAAGGTTAAACgatcataatttaatatataggAAAAAAGATTTGGTTAACTGGTGTCCTAGTTTACATAGTACGATATCTGATATCGAAGTAGAACACGTGTTTATTACGAAGAAAACAGATCTTCAAGTTCCAGGATACAATAAGAATGTAACATTCGGTGAAATCGCATTTATAGCTTATCCAGTTAAAGATTcaa AAGATGAAATAGTTGTGGCAACAACCAGACCGGAATCTGTTTTTGGCGATGTAGCTATCGCTGTTCATCCAGACGATGAAAGGTACGCGAAATATATTGGCCAAACAGTTTGGCATTCCTTAAGAGAAACCCATATACCGATTATTGCTGATCGTTTAGTCGATAGAAATTTCGGCACTG GAGCAGTAAAAATAACACCGGCACACGATCGTACAGACTACATGATTGCTACAAATCATCGATTAGACATTATCCAAGTTTTCAATGAACACGGGATGATAACGGATGCAGGAAAACAATTCAAG GATACTCCAAGATTTATTGCCAGAGAAAAAGTTTTAAACGAATTATCGAACAAAGGCCTTCTAAGACGTGTATGCGATCATGAAATGAGCATTCCAAGGTGCTCGCGTTCTCAAGATATTGTAGAATACATACTAAAAGAACAGTGGTTCGTAAAATGTGAGAGCATGGCGCGAAAAGCAATAATTGCAGTGAAAGAAggtcatttaaaaattgtacctACTGTACACGAACAATCATGGTACGACTGGCTTGAAAATATTAG AGACTGGTGTGTATCGAGACAGCTATGGTGGGGTCATCGTATTCCCGCTTATTACACTACAATCGGAGATCGAACCGAATGGATAATTGCTCGAACTGAAAATGATGCGCAGCTTATTGCTCGAAATACATATGGACCGGACGTGAAATTACATCAAGAAGAGGATGTATTGGACACATGGTTTTCTTCCGCGATTCTTCCTTTTGCCGTACTAGGATGGCCAAAACAG ACAAAGGATTTTATGAGTCACTATCCGTTAACATTGATGGAAACTGGACACGATATCTTATTTTTCTGGGTTGCGCGAATGGTTATGCTAGGATTGGAATTAACTGAACGTCTACCCTTCAAT GAAGTACTTTTACACGGTATTTTATGCGATGCCTATGGAAAAAAAATGTCCAAAACACTTGGAAATATCATTTCgccagaaaatattattaatggcGCTACGCTAAAA GATCTCAAAGAACAAATGGAAGAAAACTATAAGTCAGGTACTCTTAGCAAAAAGGAATTTGACCGTATGGTATCTGGAAATAAAAAGATGTTTCCTAACGGAATATCAGAATGTGGTGCAGATGCACTGCGTATGACATTATGCAGCCACAATGTGAAGA ATACAAAGATCAATTTTGATATGATGGAATGTCAAACAAATAAACTCTTTTGTAATAAAGTTTGGCAAGCAAGCAAATATGTCATACTCGTAACAAGTGGAAAACAATGTCAGAAACCTAAATGCTTAACAATTATCGACCGTTGGATTTTAAACCAGTTATCCATAGCAGTTCAAGCAACTAATGATGCCTTTCTACAACGAGATTTTCATAAAGCTATCGCATCATTAAAGTCGTTCTTATACTATCAATTTTGCGACTTGTATTTG GAGGCTACAAAGTGGGGATTCAAAGCCAAAGATTCAAATGTTATTTTGAGTCATACCTACAGTTTGAGAACTTGTTTGGAAGTTTCGTTACGATTAATTTATCCCATCATGCCATTTTTCGCCGATGAATTATATACTAGGTTGTCGGATAAATTTCCAGAATTTCTGTCGGTGCCATCGTTAATGGAAGCGTCATATCCAATGCCGGAGCAG TTTCATGTATGGAAGGATGACATACTTGATAACAGAATAAAGGAAGCGATAGATATGATTTTAGAAATTAGGAGTATAACAGCTAATATTAGTAAAAAGTTGAACCCAGAAG ttcACATTCTAACTTGTGATCCTGAAGATTTTCGATTTTACAACGAGGTTATACATCTTATTAAAGGAGGAAGCAAAATCTTTAATATATACGTGTGTTTAAAAAGTAATCACAATGAAGATGAGAATGGCGTATATCATCGATTAGGTTCCCATTGCGTATTGTTTATTACCGCGCAG GATTCTTTGGTTCTGgagaaaattgtacaaaatataaatagaaaaatgtcacAGGAGAAGGCCAGCTTAAAATCTTAA
- the Valrs-m gene encoding valyl-tRNA synthetase, mitochondrial isoform X3, translating into MLLPPPNITGTLHLGHALTITIQDILARWYRMKGCSILWIPGLDHAGIATQMMIEKHLCKTKGILKSEIGREQFLSVAWDWRDQKESQIKNQLKALGASLDWSREYFTMNKDHNSAVIEAFVRLNDHNLIYRKKDLVNWCPSLHSTISDIEVEHVFITKKTDLQVPGYNKNVTFGEIAFIAYPVKDSKDEIVVATTRPESVFGDVAIAVHPDDERYAKYIGQTVWHSLRETHIPIIADRLVDRNFGTGAVKITPAHDRTDYMIATNHRLDIIQVFNEHGMITDAGKQFKDTPRFIAREKVLNELSNKGLLRRVCDHEMSIPRCSRSQDIVEYILKEQWFVKCESMARKAIIAVKEGHLKIVPTVHEQSWYDWLENIRDWCVSRQLWWGHRIPAYYTTIGDRTEWIIARTENDAQLIARNTYGPDVKLHQEEDVLDTWFSSAILPFAVLGWPKQTKDFMSHYPLTLMETGHDILFFWVARMVMLGLELTERLPFNEVLLHGILCDAYGKKMSKTLGNIISPENIINGATLKDLKEQMEENYKSGTLSKKEFDRMVSGNKKMFPNGISECGADALRMTLCSHNVKNTKINFDMMECQTNKLFCNKVWQASKYVILVTSGKQCQKPKCLTIIDRWILNQLSIAVQATNDAFLQRDFHKAIASLKSFLYYQFCDLYLEATKWGFKAKDSNVILSHTYSLRTCLEVSLRLIYPIMPFFADELYTRLSDKFPEFLSVPSLMEASYPMPEQFHVWKDDILDNRIKEAIDMILEIRSITANISKKLNPEVHILTCDPEDFRFYNEVIHLIKGGSKIFNIYVCLKSNHNEDENGVYHRLGSHCVLFITAQDSLVLEKIVQNINRKMSQEKASLKS; encoded by the exons ATGTTGTTACCTCCTCCGAATATAACTGGAACATTGCATTTGGGACATGCATTGACTATTACAATTCAAGATATACTGGCAAGATG GTATAGAATGAAAGGTTGTTCTATTTTGTGGATACCAGGTTTAGATCATGCTGGTATAGCAACGCAAATGATGATAGAAAAGCATCTTTGCAAAACAAAAGGTATCCTAAAGTCAGAAATAGGGAGAGAACAATTCCTTTCAGTCGCATGGGATTGGAGAGATCAAAAAGAAAGTCAAATAAAGAATCAGTTAAAAGCTTTGGGAGCCAGTTTAGATTGGTCtagagaatattttacaatgaacAAG GATCATAACAGTGCTGTGATCGAAGCATTTGTAAGGTTAAACgatcataatttaatatataggAAAAAAGATTTGGTTAACTGGTGTCCTAGTTTACATAGTACGATATCTGATATCGAAGTAGAACACGTGTTTATTACGAAGAAAACAGATCTTCAAGTTCCAGGATACAATAAGAATGTAACATTCGGTGAAATCGCATTTATAGCTTATCCAGTTAAAGATTcaa AAGATGAAATAGTTGTGGCAACAACCAGACCGGAATCTGTTTTTGGCGATGTAGCTATCGCTGTTCATCCAGACGATGAAAGGTACGCGAAATATATTGGCCAAACAGTTTGGCATTCCTTAAGAGAAACCCATATACCGATTATTGCTGATCGTTTAGTCGATAGAAATTTCGGCACTG GAGCAGTAAAAATAACACCGGCACACGATCGTACAGACTACATGATTGCTACAAATCATCGATTAGACATTATCCAAGTTTTCAATGAACACGGGATGATAACGGATGCAGGAAAACAATTCAAG GATACTCCAAGATTTATTGCCAGAGAAAAAGTTTTAAACGAATTATCGAACAAAGGCCTTCTAAGACGTGTATGCGATCATGAAATGAGCATTCCAAGGTGCTCGCGTTCTCAAGATATTGTAGAATACATACTAAAAGAACAGTGGTTCGTAAAATGTGAGAGCATGGCGCGAAAAGCAATAATTGCAGTGAAAGAAggtcatttaaaaattgtacctACTGTACACGAACAATCATGGTACGACTGGCTTGAAAATATTAG AGACTGGTGTGTATCGAGACAGCTATGGTGGGGTCATCGTATTCCCGCTTATTACACTACAATCGGAGATCGAACCGAATGGATAATTGCTCGAACTGAAAATGATGCGCAGCTTATTGCTCGAAATACATATGGACCGGACGTGAAATTACATCAAGAAGAGGATGTATTGGACACATGGTTTTCTTCCGCGATTCTTCCTTTTGCCGTACTAGGATGGCCAAAACAG ACAAAGGATTTTATGAGTCACTATCCGTTAACATTGATGGAAACTGGACACGATATCTTATTTTTCTGGGTTGCGCGAATGGTTATGCTAGGATTGGAATTAACTGAACGTCTACCCTTCAAT GAAGTACTTTTACACGGTATTTTATGCGATGCCTATGGAAAAAAAATGTCCAAAACACTTGGAAATATCATTTCgccagaaaatattattaatggcGCTACGCTAAAA GATCTCAAAGAACAAATGGAAGAAAACTATAAGTCAGGTACTCTTAGCAAAAAGGAATTTGACCGTATGGTATCTGGAAATAAAAAGATGTTTCCTAACGGAATATCAGAATGTGGTGCAGATGCACTGCGTATGACATTATGCAGCCACAATGTGAAGA ATACAAAGATCAATTTTGATATGATGGAATGTCAAACAAATAAACTCTTTTGTAATAAAGTTTGGCAAGCAAGCAAATATGTCATACTCGTAACAAGTGGAAAACAATGTCAGAAACCTAAATGCTTAACAATTATCGACCGTTGGATTTTAAACCAGTTATCCATAGCAGTTCAAGCAACTAATGATGCCTTTCTACAACGAGATTTTCATAAAGCTATCGCATCATTAAAGTCGTTCTTATACTATCAATTTTGCGACTTGTATTTG GAGGCTACAAAGTGGGGATTCAAAGCCAAAGATTCAAATGTTATTTTGAGTCATACCTACAGTTTGAGAACTTGTTTGGAAGTTTCGTTACGATTAATTTATCCCATCATGCCATTTTTCGCCGATGAATTATATACTAGGTTGTCGGATAAATTTCCAGAATTTCTGTCGGTGCCATCGTTAATGGAAGCGTCATATCCAATGCCGGAGCAG TTTCATGTATGGAAGGATGACATACTTGATAACAGAATAAAGGAAGCGATAGATATGATTTTAGAAATTAGGAGTATAACAGCTAATATTAGTAAAAAGTTGAACCCAGAAG ttcACATTCTAACTTGTGATCCTGAAGATTTTCGATTTTACAACGAGGTTATACATCTTATTAAAGGAGGAAGCAAAATCTTTAATATATACGTGTGTTTAAAAAGTAATCACAATGAAGATGAGAATGGCGTATATCATCGATTAGGTTCCCATTGCGTATTGTTTATTACCGCGCAG GATTCTTTGGTTCTGgagaaaattgtacaaaatataaatagaaaaatgtcacAGGAGAAGGCCAGCTTAAAATCTTAA
- the Valrs-m gene encoding valyl-tRNA synthetase, mitochondrial isoform X1 encodes MYAVRLNNCLRNNSYYKSCCNKFSTQLLSDFPTTFSSVNLKYDWYKTWEKNQYFTIKHSESDAFRMLLPPPNITGTLHLGHALTITIQDILARWYRMKGCSILWIPGLDHAGIATQMMIEKHLCKTKGILKSEIGREQFLSVAWDWRDQKESQIKNQLKALGASLDWSREYFTMNKDHNSAVIEAFVRLNDHNLIYRKKDLVNWCPSLHSTISDIEVEHVFITKKTDLQVPGYNKNVTFGEIAFIAYPVKDSKDEIVVATTRPESVFGDVAIAVHPDDERYAKYIGQTVWHSLRETHIPIIADRLVDRNFGTGAVKITPAHDRTDYMIATNHRLDIIQVFNEHGMITDAGKQFKDTPRFIAREKVLNELSNKGLLRRVCDHEMSIPRCSRSQDIVEYILKEQWFVKCESMARKAIIAVKEGHLKIVPTVHEQSWYDWLENIRDWCVSRQLWWGHRIPAYYTTIGDRTEWIIARTENDAQLIARNTYGPDVKLHQEEDVLDTWFSSAILPFAVLGWPKQTKDFMSHYPLTLMETGHDILFFWVARMVMLGLELTERLPFNEVLLHGILCDAYGKKMSKTLGNIISPENIINGATLKDLKEQMEENYKSGTLSKKEFDRMVSGNKKMFPNGISECGADALRMTLCSHNVKNTKINFDMMECQTNKLFCNKVWQASKYVILVTSGKQCQKPKCLTIIDRWILNQLSIAVQATNDAFLQRDFHKAIASLKSFLYYQFCDLYLEATKWGFKAKDSNVILSHTYSLRTCLEVSLRLIYPIMPFFADELYTRLSDKFPEFLSVPSLMEASYPMPEQFHVWKDDILDNRIKEAIDMILEIRSITANISKKLNPEVHILTCDPEDFRFYNEVIHLIKGGSKIFNIYVCLKSNHNEDENGVYHRLGSHCVLFITAQDSLVLEKIVQNINRKMSQEKASLKS; translated from the exons atgtatgcAGTGCGATTGAACAATTGTCTACGTAACAACTCTTATTACAAGTCCTgttgtaacaaattttccacTCAATTGCTATCAG ATTTTCCTACAACTTTCAGCTCCGTAAACTTAAAATATGATTGGTATAAAACCTGGGAAAAGAATCAATACTTTACCATCAAGCACAGTGAAAGTGATGCATTTAGAATGTTGTTACCTCCTCCGAATATAACTGGAACATTGCATTTGGGACATGCATTGACTATTACAATTCAAGATATACTGGCAAGATG GTATAGAATGAAAGGTTGTTCTATTTTGTGGATACCAGGTTTAGATCATGCTGGTATAGCAACGCAAATGATGATAGAAAAGCATCTTTGCAAAACAAAAGGTATCCTAAAGTCAGAAATAGGGAGAGAACAATTCCTTTCAGTCGCATGGGATTGGAGAGATCAAAAAGAAAGTCAAATAAAGAATCAGTTAAAAGCTTTGGGAGCCAGTTTAGATTGGTCtagagaatattttacaatgaacAAG GATCATAACAGTGCTGTGATCGAAGCATTTGTAAGGTTAAACgatcataatttaatatataggAAAAAAGATTTGGTTAACTGGTGTCCTAGTTTACATAGTACGATATCTGATATCGAAGTAGAACACGTGTTTATTACGAAGAAAACAGATCTTCAAGTTCCAGGATACAATAAGAATGTAACATTCGGTGAAATCGCATTTATAGCTTATCCAGTTAAAGATTcaa AAGATGAAATAGTTGTGGCAACAACCAGACCGGAATCTGTTTTTGGCGATGTAGCTATCGCTGTTCATCCAGACGATGAAAGGTACGCGAAATATATTGGCCAAACAGTTTGGCATTCCTTAAGAGAAACCCATATACCGATTATTGCTGATCGTTTAGTCGATAGAAATTTCGGCACTG GAGCAGTAAAAATAACACCGGCACACGATCGTACAGACTACATGATTGCTACAAATCATCGATTAGACATTATCCAAGTTTTCAATGAACACGGGATGATAACGGATGCAGGAAAACAATTCAAG GATACTCCAAGATTTATTGCCAGAGAAAAAGTTTTAAACGAATTATCGAACAAAGGCCTTCTAAGACGTGTATGCGATCATGAAATGAGCATTCCAAGGTGCTCGCGTTCTCAAGATATTGTAGAATACATACTAAAAGAACAGTGGTTCGTAAAATGTGAGAGCATGGCGCGAAAAGCAATAATTGCAGTGAAAGAAggtcatttaaaaattgtacctACTGTACACGAACAATCATGGTACGACTGGCTTGAAAATATTAG AGACTGGTGTGTATCGAGACAGCTATGGTGGGGTCATCGTATTCCCGCTTATTACACTACAATCGGAGATCGAACCGAATGGATAATTGCTCGAACTGAAAATGATGCGCAGCTTATTGCTCGAAATACATATGGACCGGACGTGAAATTACATCAAGAAGAGGATGTATTGGACACATGGTTTTCTTCCGCGATTCTTCCTTTTGCCGTACTAGGATGGCCAAAACAG ACAAAGGATTTTATGAGTCACTATCCGTTAACATTGATGGAAACTGGACACGATATCTTATTTTTCTGGGTTGCGCGAATGGTTATGCTAGGATTGGAATTAACTGAACGTCTACCCTTCAAT GAAGTACTTTTACACGGTATTTTATGCGATGCCTATGGAAAAAAAATGTCCAAAACACTTGGAAATATCATTTCgccagaaaatattattaatggcGCTACGCTAAAA GATCTCAAAGAACAAATGGAAGAAAACTATAAGTCAGGTACTCTTAGCAAAAAGGAATTTGACCGTATGGTATCTGGAAATAAAAAGATGTTTCCTAACGGAATATCAGAATGTGGTGCAGATGCACTGCGTATGACATTATGCAGCCACAATGTGAAGA ATACAAAGATCAATTTTGATATGATGGAATGTCAAACAAATAAACTCTTTTGTAATAAAGTTTGGCAAGCAAGCAAATATGTCATACTCGTAACAAGTGGAAAACAATGTCAGAAACCTAAATGCTTAACAATTATCGACCGTTGGATTTTAAACCAGTTATCCATAGCAGTTCAAGCAACTAATGATGCCTTTCTACAACGAGATTTTCATAAAGCTATCGCATCATTAAAGTCGTTCTTATACTATCAATTTTGCGACTTGTATTTG GAGGCTACAAAGTGGGGATTCAAAGCCAAAGATTCAAATGTTATTTTGAGTCATACCTACAGTTTGAGAACTTGTTTGGAAGTTTCGTTACGATTAATTTATCCCATCATGCCATTTTTCGCCGATGAATTATATACTAGGTTGTCGGATAAATTTCCAGAATTTCTGTCGGTGCCATCGTTAATGGAAGCGTCATATCCAATGCCGGAGCAG TTTCATGTATGGAAGGATGACATACTTGATAACAGAATAAAGGAAGCGATAGATATGATTTTAGAAATTAGGAGTATAACAGCTAATATTAGTAAAAAGTTGAACCCAGAAG ttcACATTCTAACTTGTGATCCTGAAGATTTTCGATTTTACAACGAGGTTATACATCTTATTAAAGGAGGAAGCAAAATCTTTAATATATACGTGTGTTTAAAAAGTAATCACAATGAAGATGAGAATGGCGTATATCATCGATTAGGTTCCCATTGCGTATTGTTTATTACCGCGCAG GATTCTTTGGTTCTGgagaaaattgtacaaaatataaatagaaaaatgtcacAGGAGAAGGCCAGCTTAAAATCTTAA